In Flammeovirgaceae bacterium 311, one DNA window encodes the following:
- a CDS encoding 30S ribosomal protein S21 (COG0828 Ribosomal protein S21), which produces MLVVNVKENESIDRALKRLKKKSQRAGTLTELRARQYFEKPSVARRTEKIKAAYRQKMQSQEQQNG; this is translated from the coding sequence ATGTTAGTAGTAAACGTAAAAGAAAACGAATCAATTGATAGAGCACTAAAGCGCCTGAAGAAAAAATCACAACGTGCAGGCACGCTTACAGAGCTACGCGCACGTCAGTATTTCGAGAAACCTTCTGTTGCACGCCGTACTGAGAAAATCAAAGCAGCGTACCGCCAGAAGATGCAAAGCCAGGAGCAGCAGAACGGCTAA
- a CDS encoding sigma 54 modulation protein/ribosomal protein S30ea (COG1544 Ribosome-associated protein Y (PSrp-1)): MKLNINYVDIDTDQRLNDFIQKKVDKLETFYDRIIEGEVYLRPNNTSMDTVITEVKIYVPGNSLFAKEEADSFEAGIDGCVEALRRQIRKLKEKQSAHPQQP, translated from the coding sequence ATGAAACTTAACATTAATTATGTCGACATTGATACCGATCAGAGGCTGAATGATTTTATTCAGAAGAAAGTAGATAAACTGGAAACGTTCTACGATAGAATTATAGAGGGTGAGGTCTACCTGCGCCCAAATAACACCTCCATGGATACCGTGATTACAGAGGTAAAAATTTATGTGCCTGGCAACTCGCTGTTTGCTAAAGAAGAGGCAGATTCTTTTGAAGCAGGAATAGATGGTTGCGTAGAAGCGCTCCGCCGCCAGATACGCAAGCTGAAAGAAAAGCAGTCTGCTCACCCACAGCAGCCTTAA
- a CDS encoding acyl-CoA dehydrogenase (COG1960 Acyl-CoA dehydrogenases) produces MNFNYNENQRMIADMVNNFASREIEPYRREWDDQQIFPVELFRKMGELGLMGVLVPQEYGGSGFGYFEYVTALIEVSKFDGAIGLSMAAHNSLCTNHILGFGNEEQKRKYLPKLASGEWLGAWGLTEPNTGSDAGNMKTVAKDMGDHYVLNGAKNFITHGKSGNVAVVIARTGEPGDSHAMTAFVIEKGTEGFSAGRKEDKLGMRASETTELIFQDCKVPKENVLGNVGDGFIQALKILDGGRISIAALSLGIAKGALEASIAYSKERQQFGQPISQFQGIAFKLADMATKLEAATLLTFQAAALKNENKPVSKESAMAKYYASEVAVELSTEAVQIFGGYGYTKDYPVEKYYRDSKLCTIGEGTSEIQKLVISRQLLK; encoded by the coding sequence ATGAACTTCAATTACAACGAAAATCAGCGCATGATTGCTGATATGGTTAACAATTTTGCAAGCCGGGAAATAGAGCCCTACCGCCGTGAGTGGGACGACCAGCAAATTTTTCCAGTTGAGCTTTTTCGCAAGATGGGCGAACTGGGCTTAATGGGTGTGCTGGTTCCACAAGAGTATGGCGGTTCTGGCTTTGGCTATTTCGAATACGTAACAGCGCTTATAGAGGTTTCAAAATTTGATGGCGCTATCGGCCTGTCTATGGCAGCGCATAATTCTTTATGCACCAATCATATTTTAGGATTTGGGAATGAAGAGCAGAAAAGAAAATACCTGCCAAAACTGGCCAGTGGCGAGTGGCTGGGTGCCTGGGGGCTAACAGAGCCTAATACCGGTTCCGATGCCGGTAACATGAAAACTGTGGCCAAAGATATGGGCGACCACTATGTTTTGAATGGCGCCAAAAATTTTATTACCCATGGCAAATCCGGCAACGTGGCGGTGGTAATTGCACGCACAGGTGAGCCAGGAGACTCTCATGCCATGACTGCTTTTGTCATTGAGAAGGGTACAGAAGGCTTTAGTGCAGGCCGTAAGGAAGATAAGCTGGGCATGCGAGCCTCGGAAACCACAGAGTTGATTTTTCAGGATTGTAAGGTGCCTAAGGAAAATGTGCTGGGAAATGTAGGCGATGGGTTTATACAGGCTCTGAAAATTTTGGATGGCGGCCGTATTTCTATTGCTGCCCTTAGTTTGGGGATTGCCAAGGGAGCTCTTGAGGCATCCATTGCTTATTCTAAGGAGCGCCAGCAATTTGGCCAGCCCATCTCACAGTTTCAGGGAATTGCCTTCAAACTAGCCGATATGGCTACAAAGCTGGAAGCTGCCACCCTGCTGACTTTCCAGGCTGCTGCCCTTAAAAATGAAAACAAGCCGGTATCCAAAGAATCGGCCATGGCTAAATATTATGCTTCTGAGGTGGCTGTGGAGCTGTCTACAGAAGCCGTGCAGATATTTGGAGGCTATGGCTACACAAAAGATTACCCGGTAGAAAAGTATTATCGCGACTCAAAGCTGTGTACCATAGGAGAAGGTACATCAGAAATTCAGAAGCTGGTGATCTCACGGCAACTGTTAAAATAG
- a CDS encoding nucleotide sugar dehydrogenase (COG1004 Predicted UDP-glucose 6-dehydrogenase), with translation MRIAVVGTGYVGLVTGTCFAETGNHVMCVDIDERKVNKLRNGQITIYEPGLDVLFERNIKQKRLEFTTNLAEGIKGAEIIFLALPTPPGEDGSADLKYILKVADDLGPLLEQYTIIVDKSTVPVGTAEKVRDRIAKNAKVEFDVVSNPEFLREGVAVDDFMKPDRVVIGTESPKARKKMEHLYAPLVRQGNPVIFMDERSAELTKYAANSFLATKITFMNEIANLCELLGADVDAVRHGVGTDSRIGKRFLFAGIGYGGSCFPKDVQALAKSSSDANYEFQILQSVMEVNQNQKTKLIPAVKDYFDGDLNGKTIAVWGLAFKPYTDDIREAPALYNIEALLEAGAKVKAYDPEAMENVKELLGDRIDYCDSMYECIKGCDALMIMTEWPVFRTPEFDQLESSLNNKVIFDGRNLYETEQMEELGFTYISVGRKAVNPKVKAVHA, from the coding sequence ATGAGAATAGCTGTAGTTGGAACTGGCTATGTTGGCCTTGTTACCGGAACTTGTTTTGCCGAAACCGGCAATCATGTAATGTGTGTGGATATTGACGAGCGCAAGGTAAATAAGTTGCGCAATGGTCAAATCACCATTTATGAACCAGGATTGGACGTGCTGTTTGAAAGAAATATCAAGCAGAAGCGCCTGGAATTCACAACAAATCTGGCCGAAGGCATCAAAGGTGCCGAAATCATATTTCTGGCTCTCCCCACACCTCCCGGTGAAGATGGCTCTGCCGACCTGAAATACATCCTTAAGGTTGCAGATGACCTGGGCCCTCTTCTAGAACAGTATACTATTATAGTAGATAAGAGCACTGTACCGGTAGGTACTGCTGAAAAGGTGCGTGATAGAATTGCTAAAAATGCCAAAGTTGAGTTCGATGTGGTTTCCAACCCTGAGTTCCTGCGTGAAGGTGTAGCGGTAGACGACTTCATGAAACCAGACCGTGTGGTGATCGGAACAGAATCGCCAAAGGCGCGCAAAAAAATGGAACATCTGTATGCACCACTGGTACGCCAGGGCAACCCAGTGATCTTTATGGACGAGCGCAGCGCAGAGCTAACCAAATATGCAGCCAATTCTTTCCTGGCAACCAAAATTACGTTCATGAACGAAATTGCCAATCTTTGTGAACTGCTGGGCGCCGATGTTGATGCTGTACGCCACGGTGTTGGTACCGACAGCCGCATTGGCAAGCGCTTCCTGTTTGCAGGTATTGGCTATGGTGGCAGCTGCTTTCCTAAAGATGTGCAGGCCCTGGCAAAATCATCCAGCGATGCCAACTATGAATTCCAGATCCTGCAGTCGGTGATGGAAGTAAACCAGAATCAGAAGACCAAGCTTATTCCTGCTGTTAAAGACTACTTTGATGGCGATTTGAATGGCAAAACCATAGCAGTATGGGGCCTTGCCTTCAAACCCTATACAGATGATATCCGTGAAGCACCAGCTCTTTACAATATTGAGGCTCTGTTAGAGGCCGGTGCCAAGGTAAAAGCCTACGATCCGGAAGCCATGGAAAATGTAAAAGAGCTGTTAGGCGATCGCATTGACTATTGCGATAGCATGTATGAGTGTATCAAAGGCTGTGATGCCCTGATGATCATGACGGAATGGCCCGTATTCCGCACCCCTGAATTTGACCAGTTAGAAAGCTCTCTCAACAACAAGGTTATTTTTGACGGCCGTAACCTTTACGAAACCGAGCAGATGGAAGAATTAGGGTTTACTTATATAAGCGTCGGCAGAAAAGCTGTAAATCCTAAAGTAAAAGCAGTACATGCCTAA
- a CDS encoding NAD-dependent epimerase/dehydratase (COG0451 Nucleoside-diphosphate-sugar epimerases), producing the protein MPKERVLVTGGAGFLGSHLCDRFLAEGYHVIAMDNLITGSMENIEHLMARPDFEYYHCDVSKYVHVPGELKYILHFASPASPIDYLKMPIQTLKVGSLGTHNLLGLAKAKGARMLIASTSEVYGDPLVHPQTETYWGNVNPVGPRGVYDEAKRFQEAMTMAYHTFHGLETRIVRIFNTYGPRMRLDDGRVLPAFVSQALRGEDLTIFGDGSQTRSFCYVDDLVEGIYRLLLSDYVHPVNIGNPSEITIREFAEEIIRLTGTEQKVTYKPLPQDDPKQRQPDISVAREVLGWEPKYSRAEGLQPTLEYFKKKVLQKQEA; encoded by the coding sequence ATGCCTAAGGAAAGAGTTTTAGTTACCGGAGGTGCGGGCTTTTTAGGCTCGCACCTTTGTGATCGTTTCCTGGCTGAGGGCTATCATGTTATTGCCATGGATAACCTGATTACAGGTTCCATGGAAAACATAGAGCACCTCATGGCTCGTCCGGATTTTGAATACTACCACTGCGATGTAAGCAAGTATGTTCATGTGCCCGGGGAGCTGAAATACATTTTGCACTTTGCCTCGCCGGCCAGCCCTATTGATTACCTGAAGATGCCCATTCAGACCCTTAAAGTTGGGTCGCTGGGCACACACAATCTGCTGGGCCTGGCAAAGGCAAAGGGAGCCAGAATGCTTATTGCCTCTACTTCCGAAGTATACGGAGATCCGCTGGTGCACCCACAGACAGAAACCTACTGGGGTAATGTAAACCCTGTAGGTCCGCGTGGTGTGTATGATGAAGCCAAGCGCTTCCAGGAGGCCATGACCATGGCCTACCATACTTTTCATGGCCTGGAGACACGCATTGTACGGATCTTTAATACCTACGGACCGCGTATGCGGCTGGATGATGGCCGTGTACTGCCTGCCTTTGTAAGCCAGGCCCTGCGTGGCGAAGATCTTACCATCTTTGGCGATGGCTCACAGACCCGCTCATTCTGCTATGTTGATGATCTGGTAGAAGGTATTTACCGCCTGTTGCTAAGTGACTATGTTCACCCGGTAAACATAGGTAACCCTTCAGAGATCACCATCCGGGAATTTGCAGAGGAAATCATCCGCCTGACGGGTACGGAACAGAAGGTTACTTACAAGCCGCTGCCGCAGGATGATCCCAAGCAACGCCAGCCTGACATTTCTGTTGCACGCGAAGTGCTGGGATGGGAGCCTAAATACAGCCGGGCCGAAGGCCTGCAACCAACGCTGGAATACTTCAAGAAAAAGGTTCTACAGAAGCAAGAAGCTTAA
- a CDS encoding uroporphyrin-III C/tetrapyrrole methyltransferase (COG0313 Predicted methyltransferases) — protein MQEKTALYLVPTPIGNLEDITQRALRILGEVDLILAEDTRNSGKLLKHYDIRKPLQSYHAHNEHSQVQRLVEKMKGGSVMALVTDAGTPAISDPGFLLVRAAIEEDLKVECLPGATAFVPALVNSGLPADKFVFEGFLPHKKGRQTRLKELAEEERTFILYESPHRLVKSLQQLAEHLGGERRACVSRELTKLFEENRRGTLTELYEHYNEHPPKGEIVLVVAGKQ, from the coding sequence ATGCAGGAAAAAACGGCTCTTTACCTGGTGCCTACCCCCATTGGCAACCTGGAAGATATTACCCAGCGCGCCTTGCGTATCCTGGGAGAAGTAGATCTTATTCTGGCTGAGGATACCCGCAATTCAGGAAAGCTGCTGAAGCATTACGATATTCGCAAGCCGCTGCAGAGCTATCATGCACACAATGAGCATAGCCAGGTGCAGCGTCTGGTAGAAAAAATGAAGGGAGGCAGCGTAATGGCCCTGGTTACCGATGCCGGTACCCCTGCTATTTCCGATCCGGGTTTTTTGCTGGTACGTGCTGCTATAGAAGAAGACTTAAAGGTAGAGTGCCTGCCTGGCGCTACAGCTTTTGTGCCTGCGCTGGTCAACAGCGGCCTTCCGGCCGATAAATTTGTGTTCGAAGGATTTTTACCACACAAAAAAGGCAGACAAACCCGTTTAAAGGAACTGGCGGAGGAAGAACGAACGTTTATCCTGTATGAATCGCCGCACCGGCTCGTGAAAAGCCTGCAGCAGCTGGCTGAGCACCTTGGAGGCGAACGCCGCGCCTGTGTAAGCCGGGAACTGACCAAACTATTCGAAGAAAATCGGCGCGGTACTTTAACCGAACTCTATGAACATTACAACGAGCACCCTCCCAAAGGAGAAATCGTCCTGGTGGTTGCGGGTAAGCAATAG
- a CDS encoding UDP-glucose-4-epimerase (COG1087 UDP-glucose 4-epimerase), with translation MKSKILVTGGAGYIGSHTAVALANAGYEPVLVDNFVNSSKSVLEGLKQILQANPTFYEADCTDKQQMEAIFKKEENIRGVIHFAAYKAVGESVAKPVKYYQNNLGSLLVLLELMEQYGVSELVFSSSCTVYGQPDELPVTEQSPTKPANSPYGRTKQMCEDMLRDTVTSGRKLKTVALRYFNPVGAHPSGLIGELPSGVPNNLIPFVTQTAAGLREKITVFGDDYNTPDGTCIRDYIHVMDLADAHIKAFEYLRDRSEASFYDVVNVGTGQGNTVLEVIRTFEEVSGQSLNYELGPRRPGDVEQVWADVAKANAALNWKTQHSLEDALRDAWRWQQNLEKTQ, from the coding sequence ATGAAATCTAAAATATTAGTGACCGGCGGTGCCGGCTATATAGGCTCACACACAGCAGTGGCGCTTGCCAATGCCGGGTATGAGCCTGTACTTGTTGATAACTTTGTCAACTCCTCTAAAAGCGTACTGGAAGGCCTGAAGCAGATCCTGCAGGCCAACCCTACCTTTTATGAGGCCGACTGTACTGATAAGCAGCAGATGGAAGCTATCTTCAAAAAAGAAGAAAACATCCGTGGTGTTATTCACTTTGCGGCTTATAAAGCAGTAGGCGAGTCAGTAGCAAAACCTGTTAAATACTACCAGAACAACCTGGGTTCTTTGCTGGTACTGCTGGAGCTCATGGAGCAATATGGGGTATCAGAACTGGTGTTCTCTTCCTCCTGCACCGTATACGGCCAGCCCGATGAGCTGCCTGTAACAGAGCAAAGCCCTACAAAGCCTGCAAATTCGCCCTACGGCCGCACCAAGCAAATGTGCGAAGATATGTTGCGCGATACCGTAACCAGCGGCCGCAAGCTTAAAACTGTAGCCCTACGTTACTTTAATCCTGTTGGAGCTCATCCCAGTGGGCTGATTGGTGAGTTGCCAAGTGGTGTACCCAACAACCTGATCCCTTTCGTTACCCAGACTGCTGCTGGCTTACGCGAAAAAATAACCGTGTTTGGTGATGATTACAACACACCAGACGGTACGTGCATTCGTGATTATATTCATGTGATGGACCTGGCAGATGCACACATCAAAGCATTTGAATATTTAAGGGATAGATCAGAAGCCTCCTTTTACGATGTTGTAAATGTTGGCACCGGCCAGGGTAATACTGTATTGGAAGTTATCCGCACCTTTGAGGAAGTAAGCGGCCAGTCTCTCAATTATGAGCTCGGCCCTCGTCGCCCGGGCGATGTGGAGCAGGTTTGGGCCGATGTTGCCAAAGCCAATGCAGCCTTAAACTGGAAAACGCAGCACAGCCTGGAAGATGCGCTTAGAGATGCCTGGCGCTGGCAACAGAATCTGGAAAAAACACAATAA
- a CDS encoding hypothetical protein (COG4276 Uncharacterized conserved protein), with amino-acid sequence MHLLLHTHVNQPLQKVADGFNEKLFQALAPPFPRLKLLRFDGSKKGDWVAMELHFGFMKQSWVSEITAHGQTANEWYFIDQGRKLPKPLRYWHHHHRLLALPEGGTRIVDDINYSSGNKLLDLALYPALMAQFLYRKPVYKKFFR; translated from the coding sequence ATGCACCTTCTGCTCCACACCCACGTAAACCAGCCCCTACAAAAAGTAGCCGACGGTTTCAACGAAAAGCTGTTCCAGGCACTGGCTCCACCCTTTCCCCGGCTGAAGCTATTGCGCTTTGATGGCAGTAAAAAAGGAGATTGGGTAGCCATGGAGCTGCACTTCGGGTTCATGAAGCAAAGCTGGGTGAGCGAAATAACAGCACACGGCCAAACCGCAAACGAATGGTATTTTATTGACCAAGGCCGTAAGTTGCCCAAGCCCCTCAGGTACTGGCACCATCACCACCGGCTGCTGGCATTACCTGAAGGCGGCACCCGCATTGTAGATGATATTAACTACAGCAGCGGAAATAAACTCCTGGACCTTGCCCTCTACCCCGCCCTGATGGCCCAATTCCTCTACCGCAAACCCGTATATAAAAAGTTTTTTAGATAA
- a CDS encoding 30S ribosomal protein S21 (COG0828 Ribosomal protein S21), with product MIVINVKDNESIDRALKRFKKKFDQTGVIRELRARTAFEKPSVIRRHEKIRAAYRQQMQQQEQF from the coding sequence ATGATCGTAATAAACGTAAAAGACAACGAATCGATCGACAGAGCGCTGAAGCGCTTTAAGAAAAAATTCGATCAAACTGGTGTGATAAGAGAGCTGCGCGCCCGCACAGCATTTGAGAAGCCATCAGTAATACGCAGACATGAAAAGATTCGTGCGGCTTATCGCCAGCAAATGCAACAACAAGAGCAATTCTAA
- a CDS encoding pterin-4a-carbinolamine dehydratase (COG2154 Pterin-4a-carbinolamine dehydratase), with protein sequence MWQQQDNQLTRSFEFKDFSEAWAFMNRVALLAEKMDHHPNWSNVYNKVDIALTTHDAGNTVTERDRKLAKAIDKLLA encoded by the coding sequence ATGTGGCAGCAACAAGATAACCAACTCACCCGCAGCTTCGAATTCAAAGATTTTTCTGAAGCCTGGGCTTTTATGAACCGGGTGGCGCTGCTGGCCGAAAAAATGGATCACCATCCCAACTGGAGCAACGTATACAATAAGGTAGATATAGCGCTTACCACTCACGATGCAGGCAACACTGTTACAGAGCGAGACAGAAAGCTTGCCAAAGCCATTGATAAGCTACTGGCATAG
- a CDS encoding dTDP-glucose 4,6-dehydratase (COG1088 dTDP-D-glucose 4,6-dehydratase), producing the protein MPGAGNRIWKKHNNMPRSILITGGAGFIGSHVVRLFVNRYPHYDIINLDALTYAGNLENLKDIEHRENYTFVKADICHAEEIERIFREHSITDVIHLAAESHVDRSIADPMAFIMTNVVGTVNLLNAARKLWAGEYDQHRFYHVSTDEVYGSLHDGGFFVETTPYDPQSPYSASKASSDHFVRAYANTYGMQTVISNCSNNYGPNHFPEKLIPLCIYNIKHNKPLPIYGKGENVRDWLYVVDHARAIDVVFHNGAAGETYNIGGFNEWKNIDIVRLLCQVMDRKLGRPEGESEKLITFVKDRAGHDLRYAIDASKIMNELGWQPSLQFEEGIEKTVDWYLANEEWLQNVTSGNYQDYYSEQYEKR; encoded by the coding sequence ATGCCTGGCGCTGGCAACAGAATCTGGAAAAAACACAATAATATGCCAAGAAGTATTTTGATAACAGGTGGTGCGGGCTTTATTGGTTCGCACGTAGTGCGGTTGTTTGTAAATAGGTACCCCCACTACGACATTATAAATCTGGATGCACTTACCTACGCAGGTAATCTGGAGAACCTCAAAGATATTGAGCATCGGGAAAACTATACCTTTGTTAAAGCAGACATCTGCCACGCAGAGGAAATAGAGCGTATTTTCAGGGAACACAGTATTACTGATGTTATTCATCTTGCAGCAGAGTCTCATGTAGACCGTTCCATTGCAGATCCCATGGCCTTTATCATGACCAATGTGGTAGGCACGGTAAACCTGCTGAATGCGGCCCGCAAGCTTTGGGCAGGCGAGTACGATCAGCACCGCTTTTATCATGTTAGTACGGATGAAGTGTACGGATCTTTGCACGATGGCGGTTTCTTTGTGGAAACAACGCCTTACGATCCGCAGTCTCCTTATTCAGCTTCCAAGGCCAGCTCCGATCATTTTGTACGTGCTTATGCCAACACCTATGGCATGCAAACCGTAATCAGCAATTGCTCCAACAACTATGGTCCCAACCATTTTCCGGAAAAGCTGATTCCTCTTTGCATTTACAACATCAAGCACAACAAGCCACTGCCCATATACGGCAAAGGCGAGAATGTACGCGACTGGCTTTACGTAGTAGACCATGCCCGTGCCATTGATGTGGTATTTCATAATGGTGCTGCCGGCGAAACTTATAACATTGGCGGCTTTAATGAGTGGAAGAACATTGATATTGTACGGCTGCTCTGCCAGGTAATGGACCGTAAGCTTGGCAGGCCCGAGGGCGAATCAGAAAAGCTCATCACTTTTGTGAAAGACCGTGCCGGTCATGACCTTCGCTATGCCATTGACGCCAGCAAGATTATGAATGAATTAGGCTGGCAGCCCTCGCTGCAGTTCGAAGAAGGCATTGAAAAAACCGTTGACTGGTACCTGGCTAATGAAGAGTGGTTACAAAATGTAACCTCCGGCAATTACCAGGACTACTACAGCGAACAATACGAGAAAAGATAA
- a CDS encoding S-adenosylmethionine synthetase (COG0192 S-adenosylmethionine synthetase): MSYLFTSESVSEGHPDKIADQISDAILDAMLAQDPDSRVACETFVTTGLVVVGGEVTTKAYVEIPEVVRETIKRIGYNKDDYKFDAESCGVMVTLHSQSPDIARGVDADSDKDQGAGDQGMMFGYATTETPEYMPMALAFSHRLVKDLAEIRKNSPALMPYLRPDSKAQVTIEYTNEGTPKRVHTVVISTQHDAFMQPKDSSAAAQAEADRQMLEKIRVDIIEHVIRKAIPANMLDDNTIFHVNPTGKFVIGGPHGDAGLTGRKIIVDTYGGKGAHGGGAFSGKDSSKVDRSAAYAARHIAKNLVAAGVTDEALVQVAYAIGVAQPVSLNVNTYGKSKVNMNDAEISNVISKLFDMRPKAIVERFGLKNPIFGLTAAYGHMGRSAYTQEVELNTVEVKDNGEEKHQVHRRVKKQLEFFSWEKLDYVDKIKDAFGLK; the protein is encoded by the coding sequence ATGTCATATCTTTTCACCTCCGAGTCTGTTTCTGAAGGACACCCGGACAAAATAGCAGACCAGATTTCGGATGCCATACTGGATGCCATGCTGGCTCAGGACCCGGACTCAAGAGTAGCCTGCGAAACATTTGTTACTACTGGTCTGGTAGTGGTTGGTGGCGAAGTTACTACAAAAGCCTATGTTGAAATTCCGGAAGTAGTACGTGAAACCATTAAACGCATTGGTTATAACAAAGACGACTATAAATTCGATGCGGAATCTTGCGGGGTTATGGTAACACTTCACTCACAGTCTCCGGATATTGCACGTGGCGTGGATGCCGATAGTGATAAAGATCAGGGTGCCGGTGACCAGGGTATGATGTTTGGTTATGCCACTACAGAAACTCCGGAATACATGCCAATGGCACTGGCATTTTCGCACCGCCTGGTGAAGGATCTGGCAGAAATACGTAAAAACAGCCCTGCTTTGATGCCCTACCTGCGTCCGGACTCAAAAGCGCAGGTAACCATAGAATACACCAACGAAGGCACTCCTAAACGTGTGCACACTGTAGTAATATCTACACAGCATGACGCTTTTATGCAGCCAAAAGATTCTTCTGCTGCAGCACAGGCCGAAGCTGATCGCCAGATGCTGGAAAAAATACGCGTAGACATTATTGAGCATGTAATACGTAAGGCCATACCTGCTAACATGCTCGATGATAATACCATTTTCCACGTTAACCCAACGGGTAAATTTGTAATTGGTGGTCCACATGGTGATGCAGGCTTAACCGGTCGTAAAATCATAGTGGATACTTACGGTGGTAAAGGTGCCCATGGTGGCGGTGCCTTCTCCGGGAAAGATTCCTCTAAAGTTGACCGCAGTGCTGCCTATGCTGCCCGTCATATTGCCAAGAATCTGGTGGCAGCCGGTGTTACCGATGAGGCATTGGTACAGGTTGCATATGCCATTGGTGTAGCCCAGCCCGTATCCCTTAACGTTAACACCTACGGCAAATCGAAAGTAAATATGAACGATGCTGAAATCAGCAATGTGATCAGCAAGTTGTTCGATATGCGTCCCAAAGCTATTGTAGAGCGCTTTGGCCTTAAAAATCCAATTTTTGGCCTTACAGCTGCCTATGGCCACATGGGCAGAAGTGCTTATACACAGGAAGTAGAGCTGAACACAGTAGAAGTAAAAGATAATGGTGAGGAAAAACACCAGGTGCACCGCCGCGTGAAAAAGCAGCTGGAGTTCTTCTCCTGGGAGAAACTGGACTACGTAGATAAAATCAAAGATGCCTTTGGCCTGAAATAA
- a CDS encoding integrase family protein (COG4974 Site-specific recombinase XerD) has protein sequence MIANFLRYLAYERRYSAHTLTAYEADLGQFEAYLQETYALTDTTAVTHLHLRSWVLALVEGGMATRSVNRKLATLRSYYKFLLKREAVRQDPTLKVRAPKVQKGLPHFVQEAEMDRLLDNIPFPDTLEGWRDRLVLELLYGTGIRLSELLQLRVSNVNLHEGVIKVLGKRNKERVIPMAKPLQELVGRYIASKSATFGTDSSTHLLVTDKGEQAYPMFVYRLVRKYLGTFTTSEKQSPHILRHTFATHLLNRGADLNAVKDLLGHSSLAATQVYTHNSMEKLRKVFEQAHPKA, from the coding sequence ATGATTGCTAATTTTCTTCGGTACCTGGCATATGAGCGCCGCTACAGCGCCCACACCCTCACAGCATATGAGGCCGATCTGGGCCAGTTTGAAGCTTATCTTCAGGAAACCTATGCACTTACCGATACTACTGCTGTTACCCATCTGCACCTGCGTTCGTGGGTGCTGGCACTGGTAGAAGGAGGTATGGCTACCCGCAGTGTAAACCGCAAACTGGCTACCTTACGCTCATACTATAAGTTTCTGCTTAAAAGAGAGGCTGTGCGCCAGGATCCTACCTTAAAAGTACGGGCGCCAAAGGTACAAAAGGGGCTTCCTCATTTTGTGCAGGAGGCCGAAATGGACCGCCTGCTGGATAATATTCCTTTCCCCGATACTTTGGAGGGCTGGCGCGACAGGCTGGTGCTGGAACTACTCTACGGAACTGGTATACGTCTATCGGAGCTTCTGCAGCTACGGGTATCGAATGTAAACCTGCACGAGGGCGTAATCAAAGTGCTGGGTAAGCGCAATAAGGAGCGGGTGATTCCTATGGCTAAACCATTGCAGGAACTTGTTGGCAGGTACATTGCCAGCAAAAGCGCAACCTTTGGCACTGATAGCAGCACACATCTATTGGTAACAGATAAAGGAGAGCAGGCCTATCCGATGTTTGTGTACCGCCTGGTGCGCAAGTATCTGGGTACTTTTACCACTTCTGAAAAACAAAGCCCTCATATTTTGCGTCATACATTTGCTACGCATTTGCTAAATCGTGGGGCTGACCTGAATGCAGTGAAGGATTTATTAGGACATAGTAGCCTGGCAGCCACACAGGTGTATACGCACAATTCGATGGAGAAACTCCGGAAAGTTTTTGAGCAGGCACACCCAAAAGCATAG